ATCAGAGAGGGGAACCAGTGCGCATCTTAGGAACTGTCCGTGAATAGACGAAACGCAGTGGAAGACGAGTGTCACCACGACCTTGCGGTGTGACGGGTCCAACGGGCATGAGAATATTTGACCACACCGGCAGAGTCTTCAACGTGCGGCTGAGGGCCATCGCCCCGTCCATCCTTGGACTGACAGCCCTGCTCTGCTCGCTGAGCCTCTGTGTTTCCTTCGCCGCTGCCGCAGACATTGCCATCCTGAAATCTTCCGAGATCGCCGCCTACGACGATGCCGTCAAGGGATTCTTGGCGACAGCTCCTACTGGAGCGACCTATACGGAATACAATCTCCGAGGGGATTTGGACCTCGGAAAGAAACTGGCCAAGAAGATTCGCGCCTCTGATACCTCCTTGGTCGTGGCGGTCGGTCTGAAAGCGGCCCTGACGGCAAAGCAGGAAATCAGCGACATCCCTATCATCTTCATGATGGTCTTGGACCCGCAGAAGCATCAGCTGAACGGCGCCAACATGACCGGCACGTTGTTGGAGATTCCGGCCGACCGTCAGCTTAAACTGCTCCGTACTTTCCTGCCGACCAAGCATCGGCTCGGCGTCCTGTATGACCCCAATAAAACCTCCGCCCGAATCAAGGATGCGGAGCCCCATGCCGCCGCGAACGACTTTCAACTGCAAGGTTTTCCGGTCGCGAGCGAGAAAGACGTCCCGCAACAATTGCATGCCCTTCTCGCGACGGGTGAGGCGCTCTGGCTTCTGCCCGACTCCACGGTGTTGACGGACGAGTCGATCCGCTTCATCCTCGAGTCGGCATTGGCCCAGCGCGTACCTGTGATTGGATTCTCACCGGAGTTTACGCGTCTCGGCGCCCTGCTCAGCCTCTCCGTCAACTACGGCGAGGTTGGTCGCGAGACAGGGCTGTTGGCCAAGCGCATTCTTGATGGTGAGCGGATCATGCCGCTCAAACCCGTACCGGTCGAACGGGTGAAGATCACCGTCAATCTCAAGACCGCGCGATATCTGGGCATCATGTTCCCGAAGGAGCTGAACAGCATCATTGATGAAACGTATTAATTCCGACATGGAACGACCAGCGTCACAGCAGCCTCACGAACATCGTCCCGCCTCTGCGCCGGCACGCCGTCCGTTCATCAGTCTGCGCACAAAGTTCGTCGCCTTCTTCAGCCTGATTCTCGTCCTCACCATTTCGGCGTTGAGCTGGTACTTCGTCGAAACGCGACGCAAAGCCATGACCGACAACCTGCAAGAACTCGGGACGATCCTCCTGACCAATACCGTGAAGAATAGCCGTTTTGCGTACGGAGGCCTCGTCGCAGAAAACATTGACGCGCTTCATGAGTTCGCCGACAGCCTGATTGCCGTGGACCATGTGGTGTATGTGATCATTACTGCCTCTGATGGGCGTATTCTGGAACGACAAAGCAAACGATCGAGGATAACGTCCGGTGATTCTGCACAAGGGACCCAGCAGTCGTTCTATCCGGACGAGCAAATCGTCAAAGGCTTATTGACGAGGCCGCCGGAGAGTCCCCAGGTCACTCGTCTGGTCCTTTCACGAGACCAAGCCCTCATCTCACAAGTCGACACGTCGGAATGGCTCTTACCCTTCTTAGTGTGGCATGAAACCATCTACGATTTTGCGATTCCAGTTTTTCGAGAGCAGGAAGCGAAGACTTCGTTGCCGCATTTTTCGGTCGAGCACGAAGAACGAGTCGGTCCGAGCTCCTCCATGACCCCGTCGGTCCTAGGGGCGCTTCAAATCGGCATTACAGATGCCGAGGCGAAGCGAGCTCTCCTCATCATGATCCGCAATGTGTTGATCCTAACAGTCCTGCTGATCGGAGCCGGTATTCTCGGTGCCCACGTGCTCACGTTGCGGATCACGACACCCCTGCGCAGCCTTGCCGGTGCAGCCCGGCAACTGGCAGAGGGCACCGAGCCCTCTGTGCCTCTCGTCGCATCGACGCATGACGAAGTCGGTCAACTGACGAATCTCTTCAATGAGATGACCCGCTCGCTCCACGAGCGAAGCCAAGCGATTACCGCCAACCTCGACACCATCAGAAAGCAGGTCGGTCAACTGACCACGTTGCATCAGGCCAGCGCTGCCATTGCCAGCACGCTGAACATGAATCAGCTCCTCGACAGTGTGCTTCAACTTCTCGTGGACAACTTAAGTTTTTCACGCATGGTGCTGGTGCTCCGTCATGCTGAACAAGATACGGCTTACGTTGCCCAGATTACCGGGGTCTCGCCCGTCATCGCAGAGGCGGCTCGTCACCTCGAAATTCCCATTAAAGATGACGGCGGCCTCACGGCCGATCTCATCATCCACGGCAAATCCTTGCTCATCCACGATATCGAGGCCATTACCGAGCGTCTGCACCCACCGGTGCTCGAACTCCTTCGCCGATCGGGCGTACGGTCGTTTGTGTGTGTGCCGCTCCAAAGTCATAACCAAATACTCGGTTACTTGGCTGGCGACCGGGACTCACAGCCCTGTACGGACGAAGATCTTCATATCCTGCTGACGATCGCCAGCCACGTGGCTGCCGCAATTGACAACGCCAGAGCCTATTCCTCGTTGGCGGAGCTCACACAACACCTCGAACGGCGTATCGAGGAGCGCACTCAGGAGTTGTCTCTCGCCAACGCACAACTGCAGGAGCACGACCGGCAGCGAACAACGTTTCTTTCCGTCGTGTCGCACGAGTTGCGGACGCCTATGACCGCCATTCGAAGCTTTGCCGAAAATATGCTCGACGGAGTCACCGGCCCTTTGAACGAACAGCAAACCACTTATCTGACTCGCATCGAGCATAATGTGGCCCGGCTCGCTCGCATCATCAGACAACTGCTCGATTGGTCCCGATTGGAGAAGGACCCGCTGCACCTCGAATCGGTCTGCATTCGTGAGATTGCCGCACTTGCAGTGGGCAGCTTGCAGCCGTTGGCCGAAGAAAGAAAGTTGTCGCTGGAAATAACACCTGTCGATGCTCTTCCGCCGGTCCGGGGCGACCGCGACAAACTCGAACAGGTGCTCGTGAATCTGATCGGCAATGCGATTAGATTCACGCCAGCCGGTGGTCGCGTGACCATCGAGTTTTGCCCAACCTCGACCGGATTCGTTCAGACCTGTGTCGCCGATACCGGCTGCGGGATCGACCCGGAACATCTACCGAAGATCTTCAATGAATTTTCAAAGGTTCCGTCTGCCATGCCTTCTTCACAAGGCACGCAGCTTGGGCTCTTTATTACAAGAAGCTTCATCCTTCGACATCGCGGAGATATCTGGGTTGAAAGTACGGTCGGTGCCGGCACCCGATTTTACTTCACGCTACCTGTCGCATCTCGCAACGGCGCAGAAGAGGCGGTATGAGACATTTTCTCATCCCACGCGGCTCCCGCCTTTCGGTTCCGGCTTCTCGCAGCGGAGGAGTATATTTTCCCTCGTACATGACTTACAATTTCCGCTCGTGAGCAGGAGGCTTCGGACCTATGCGAGCCAAAATCCTGATCGTCGACGATAAGCAGGATATCCGGCTGGGGTTGCAGGATCGCGTTACCTGGATGGGACACGACCCCATCACTGCCGACAATGGCAAAGAGGCGCTGCGCCTGATTGAACAGGAAGAACCCGATCTTGTGCTTTTAGACTTGGAACTTCCGCTCCTGTCAGGGCTCGAGGTCTTGCACCATGTCCGGGAGAAAATGACCAAAGAGTCCCCGCTCGAAGAAGGAGCTTCTGCCTCTTATACCACACCGCTCATCGTCATCTTGACTGCATTCGGCACGATCGAGCGTGCCGTCCAGGCCATGCAGCTGGGCGCCTTCGACTTCCTCACAAAACCCTATACCGCCGACCATTTGACTGTGGTGATCAACAAGGCGTTATCCACCCTCACGCTGCACCGCCAAGTGGAAGTCCTTCAAAAGGAAGTCAGTCGTCATTACGATCAGATCGTGGGGACCAACCCCAAGATGGCCGCACAACTCACGGTCGCCAAACAGACTGCGCCGTCGAACGTCACCGTCCTGCTGCTCGGTGAAACCGGCACCGGCAAGGAGGTCGTGGCGCGGGCCATCCATCAATGGAGCCCACGCCGGTCAAAACCTTTCATCGCCGTGAATTGCGCCGCTCTGCCGGAAACTTTGCTCGAGAACGAGTTATTCGGCCACGAACGAGGTGCCTTCACGGGAGCGGTCAAGCGCGAGCCCGGGAAAATCGAAGTGGCGGAAGGAGGGACGGTCTTCCTCGATGAAATCGGCGACATGCCCCTCCCCATGCAAGCCCACATGCTTCGAGTGCTGAATGACCAGACGTTCTATCGGGTCGGAGGAACCCAGGCGGTGCGGGCCAATGTGCGTTTCATCGCCGCTACAAACCGGGACTTGCGACAGGCGGTCCGCCAAGGCACCTTCCGCGAGGATTTGTTTTACCGTCTCGCCGTGATTACGGTGATGCTCCCGCCTCTGCGTGAGCGGTTGGACGATCTTCCCGCGCTCGCCAAGCATTTCCTGACTCGCCCGGGGAAACTAGGCACTCAGAAGCACTGTTCGCTGAGCGATAGGGCCTTGCGGATGCTGCAACAATATCAGTGGCCTGGAAATATCCGAGAACTGGAAAATGTGCTGACGCGAGCTCTCATCCTTTCTCCTGACAAGACGATCGAGCCTGAGCACCTCTCCCTGTCCGCCACCGCAGAATCGACTCAGCATGTAACCCAGGTTCATATTCCTTCCGGGCATTACCATGAGTTGGTGGAAGCCTATAAAAAGAGGGTCATCGAAGACACCTTGCGCAGGAACGGTTGGAATCAGACCAAAGCCGCTGAGGAGCTCGGCCTTCAGCGCACGTACCTCACCAAGCTCTTGCGTCAGATGAATATTTCCGGACGCCCTCCCAAAGGACCAGACTCCGAAGGAGGAGGTCTCCTCCAGTAGCCCCATTCGGTTACAAAATCGCCTTGGTGACCGGTCGGCCGTCATCACTCCGTCGTTCACGCTCGTGGAGATACCGTACGAAGCGGTCCGGGGGAAGGTCACACCGGCTCTCTCAGGAGATTCACGCACTGTGGAGGGAGAACCATGTCCGATCGGGGAAGGCGTGATGAAAACGATTCGTGGACACAACGTTCAGAATATGCCGGCCTGCTTCTGGAGCCAGCGAATATATTTCACAATCTGATCGACGTCCTCGGGAGTTACGCCCTCGATTTTCGGCATATTGCCAAATTCCCAATGGTGAGCGCGAACGCCGTTTGCCGCGGCCAGTTGAAAGGCCGCATCGCCATGATGGCTCGGCTCATAGATTTTGTGGACCAGCGGCGGGCCATGATCAGTCCCGGAAGCTCGTTGGCCGTGACACACCGAGCAACTGACGTTGAACTTCGCTTCACCACTCTGAAACTCAGCGGGAACAGGTCCCTCATTCATCGCCTGTTTCGACGAGGAGGCATCGCACGCCGATAGAAGACCGGCCACCAAGAGGACCATAAGCGGGATTGGTCGCGTCATCATGGAAGCCCGGTACGTCATGCGCGGGGATTCGGTTCGTTTTTGTTTCCGACCGAATTCCCAAACTGCTGCCGTAACATCTTCTGTGTCTGCCGAAGGGTCATTCGACGGTAGATACGGGCCCCGATCGGCGCAAGAACGATCAACCCAATCGTCAGGTACATGAAGAATTCTTCGGGAGACATGGTTCGCTCTGCACCTCGCACGCTCGGGAGCCCGGTTGGTCCTCATCCGCGAGCGAGCCGTGCGCGACGGGCTGGACTCGCGCGAACGGCAACTGCGACCCTTCTCGCCTTTCTCGCGAGTCTCGCGAGTCTTGCTGCTTAGTTCGCTACCCTACCGCATAGGCGATGGGATCGGCAACTCCGGCCTTCGCAAACCCTTCCCGACGAATGAGGCAGCTGTCGCATCGCCCGCAAGCCAGCACACCAACCGGATCGTAACAACTATGCGTCAGCTCAAAGGGGACGCCTAATTCGATACCCTGGCGGATGATGTCGGCTTTGGTGCACATTAACAGCGGCGCCCTGACTTGAAACATCCTCCCCTCTGTTCCCGCCTTGGTCCCTTCATTGACCGCCGCTTCGAACGCACGAATGAATCCAGGCCGGCAGTCGGGATAGCCGGAATAGTCGAGAATGTTCGCACCGAAGTAAATGACTGACGCCCCCACCACCTCTGCATGGCCCGCTGCGAGCGAGAGAAAGATAAGATTGCGTCCCGGAACATAGGTTGCGGGAATTCCGCCGGTTCGATCCTTGGTCGCCCGATCTTTCGGCACCTCAGCTCCCGTCGTCAAGGCCGACCCTCCAATGGCACGCAGGTCAAGGTCCAGCACGAGATGATTTGCCGCGTGTAAGGCCTTTGCCACTTGACGAGCCCGTTCGATTTCCACTCCATGTCGCTGCCCATAGGCTATTGTGAGGAGGAACAGCTCATAGCCGTCGCTCCGCGCTAATGCCGCGACGACTGTGGAGTCCAATCCTCCACTGGCCAGCACAACCGCTCGACTGCTTGAAGGAGACACTGTCGGCATGACGCGGCAAGCTTACCAGGAGCGAACGAGCAAATCCAAACGCCTGGCCGCCAGACCTGGGACCCCTGAATACCGACAGCATAATGTCACATGATCGAGAAACGCACTGGGGAAGGAGCGGGGGTGGTGGCGCGACAACTACTCGCGTTCTTCTTCTTTCTCAATCTTCTCAAGCAATTCCTGCCGAGACTGGCATTCGACGCAGAGCTTCGCGAACGGAACGGCCTCTAACCGTTTCTCGCTGATCTCCACGCCGCATTCCGCACAAATTCCGTAGGTCCCTTCGGACAATCTGGTCAGTGCCTCATCGATTGCCTGTCGTCGGCGGTTACGCATCTCCATCAACGAGATGCCCAGTTCTCGATCGAGATCCATGAGGGCTTGATCCCCGACGTCGCGAGCCGACTCAAGCCGCCGTTGCTGATCTTCTGTCAGAGACTGTCCGAGGCTCCCCTCGATCTCTTTCAAAATTTCTTGCCGTTTCCGAAGCAACATCCGATGCAAGGCTTCGCGACGGCGCTCCCGTGCCTCGCGTTCCTTCGCCGTTTCTTTCGGTTTCGCGGCAAGCGGAGAGATCGCTACGGATACGGGTGTTTCCAACACAGCGGCCGCGGTCGCTCGGGCTTTGCCAACGCTCTTTGACGGCGTCTTTGTTTTTGCGACTGGTTTCTTTTTCGCTTGTGCTTTCGTCGCCATGACGACTCGTTCTCCATGGGTGAACGGCGTGCGGCCAAAAAAAGTTCGGCATTCATAACACGGAGGCCGTTCGTTTGACAAGGGGTTGGGGGGAGAAAAAACAAGCCCTCTACGGGTAGAGGACCGTCGAATGCACGGCGTACCCAACCAGCTTTTCACGCCCCTGGAGGCCCTTCAGCTCCACCAGGAAATCCAACCCGACGATTTCACCTCCGAGCTGCCTCACGAGCATCACGGTTGCGGCTGCGGTTCCCCCGGTCGCGAGCAGATCGTCCACGATCAAGACCCGTTCGCCTTGCTCAATTGCATCGCGGTGAATGGCGAGCGAATTCGCGCCATACTCAAGGCTGTACTTGACCTCGAAGCAATCGGCAGGAAGCTTCCCCGGCTTCCGAACCGGGACAAATCCTGCGCAAAGCCGATAAGCGAGCACTCC
The sequence above is a segment of the Nitrospiraceae bacterium genome. Coding sequences within it:
- the queC gene encoding 7-cyano-7-deazaguanine synthase QueC, translating into MPTVSPSSSRAVVLASGGLDSTVVAALARSDGYELFLLTIAYGQRHGVEIERARQVAKALHAANHLVLDLDLRAIGGSALTTGAEVPKDRATKDRTGGIPATYVPGRNLIFLSLAAGHAEVVGASVIYFGANILDYSGYPDCRPGFIRAFEAAVNEGTKAGTEGRMFQVRAPLLMCTKADIIRQGIELGVPFELTHSCYDPVGVLACGRCDSCLIRREGFAKAGVADPIAYAVG
- a CDS encoding ATP-binding protein translates to MERPASQQPHEHRPASAPARRPFISLRTKFVAFFSLILVLTISALSWYFVETRRKAMTDNLQELGTILLTNTVKNSRFAYGGLVAENIDALHEFADSLIAVDHVVYVIITASDGRILERQSKRSRITSGDSAQGTQQSFYPDEQIVKGLLTRPPESPQVTRLVLSRDQALISQVDTSEWLLPFLVWHETIYDFAIPVFREQEAKTSLPHFSVEHEERVGPSSSMTPSVLGALQIGITDAEAKRALLIMIRNVLILTVLLIGAGILGAHVLTLRITTPLRSLAGAARQLAEGTEPSVPLVASTHDEVGQLTNLFNEMTRSLHERSQAITANLDTIRKQVGQLTTLHQASAAIASTLNMNQLLDSVLQLLVDNLSFSRMVLVLRHAEQDTAYVAQITGVSPVIAEAARHLEIPIKDDGGLTADLIIHGKSLLIHDIEAITERLHPPVLELLRRSGVRSFVCVPLQSHNQILGYLAGDRDSQPCTDEDLHILLTIASHVAAAIDNARAYSSLAELTQHLERRIEERTQELSLANAQLQEHDRQRTTFLSVVSHELRTPMTAIRSFAENMLDGVTGPLNEQQTTYLTRIEHNVARLARIIRQLLDWSRLEKDPLHLESVCIREIAALAVGSLQPLAEERKLSLEITPVDALPPVRGDRDKLEQVLVNLIGNAIRFTPAGGRVTIEFCPTSTGFVQTCVADTGCGIDPEHLPKIFNEFSKVPSAMPSSQGTQLGLFITRSFILRHRGDIWVESTVGAGTRFYFTLPVASRNGAEEAV
- a CDS encoding adenine phosphoribosyltransferase; translation: MAAINYKSLIREVSDFPKPGILFYDITTLLKNPQATTAIADELTAYYRGQHITKVVGIESRGFIFGGVLAYRLCAGFVPVRKPGKLPADCFEVKYSLEYGANSLAIHRDAIEQGERVLIVDDLLATGGTAAATVMLVRQLGGEIVGLDFLVELKGLQGREKLVGYAVHSTVLYP
- a CDS encoding sigma-54 dependent transcriptional regulator, coding for MRAKILIVDDKQDIRLGLQDRVTWMGHDPITADNGKEALRLIEQEEPDLVLLDLELPLLSGLEVLHHVREKMTKESPLEEGASASYTTPLIVILTAFGTIERAVQAMQLGAFDFLTKPYTADHLTVVINKALSTLTLHRQVEVLQKEVSRHYDQIVGTNPKMAAQLTVAKQTAPSNVTVLLLGETGTGKEVVARAIHQWSPRRSKPFIAVNCAALPETLLENELFGHERGAFTGAVKREPGKIEVAEGGTVFLDEIGDMPLPMQAHMLRVLNDQTFYRVGGTQAVRANVRFIAATNRDLRQAVRQGTFREDLFYRLAVITVMLPPLRERLDDLPALAKHFLTRPGKLGTQKHCSLSDRALRMLQQYQWPGNIRELENVLTRALILSPDKTIEPEHLSLSATAESTQHVTQVHIPSGHYHELVEAYKKRVIEDTLRRNGWNQTKAAEELGLQRTYLTKLLRQMNISGRPPKGPDSEGGGLLQ
- a CDS encoding TraR/DksA family transcriptional regulator — its product is MATKAQAKKKPVAKTKTPSKSVGKARATAAAVLETPVSVAISPLAAKPKETAKEREARERRREALHRMLLRKRQEILKEIEGSLGQSLTEDQQRRLESARDVGDQALMDLDRELGISLMEMRNRRRQAIDEALTRLSEGTYGICAECGVEISEKRLEAVPFAKLCVECQSRQELLEKIEKEEERE
- a CDS encoding ABC transporter substrate-binding protein, producing the protein MRIFDHTGRVFNVRLRAIAPSILGLTALLCSLSLCVSFAAAADIAILKSSEIAAYDDAVKGFLATAPTGATYTEYNLRGDLDLGKKLAKKIRASDTSLVVAVGLKAALTAKQEISDIPIIFMMVLDPQKHQLNGANMTGTLLEIPADRQLKLLRTFLPTKHRLGVLYDPNKTSARIKDAEPHAAANDFQLQGFPVASEKDVPQQLHALLATGEALWLLPDSTVLTDESIRFILESALAQRVPVIGFSPEFTRLGALLSLSVNYGEVGRETGLLAKRILDGERIMPLKPVPVERVKITVNLKTARYLGIMFPKELNSIIDETY
- a CDS encoding cytochrome c; the encoded protein is MMTRPIPLMVLLVAGLLSACDASSSKQAMNEGPVPAEFQSGEAKFNVSCSVCHGQRASGTDHGPPLVHKIYEPSHHGDAAFQLAAANGVRAHHWEFGNMPKIEGVTPEDVDQIVKYIRWLQKQAGIF